In Candidatus Methylomirabilis tolerans, the sequence CGACCCGTACCAAGGCGTCATCGTGTATGTCCGGCTGTATGAGGGACAGGTACGCCCGGGGATGCGGATACTCCTGATGTCCACCGGCGTTGCGTTCGAGGTGTTACAGGTCGGTGTCTTTACCCCTCAGATGCGTCCAGCAGATCTCCTGTCAGCCGGAGAGGTCGGATACATCATTGCCGGGATTAAGGACGTGCGTCAGACCAGAGTAGGGGATACCATTACTGCCGAAGACAGACCTGCAACCGGGCCCCTACCCGGTTTCAAAGAGGTCCGGCCTATGGTGTTTGCCGGTCTGTACCCGACCGAGAGCGAACAGTACCTGGAGATGAAGGAGGCGTTGGAGAAGCTCCGCCTTAACGATTTTTCCTTTAGCTTTGAGCCGGAGACCTCGCTCGCCCTCGGCTTTGGCTTCCGGTGTGGTTTCCTTGGCTTACTCCACATGGAGATCATCCAGGAGCGGCTGGAGCGCGAGTTCGGCCTGACGCTGATTACGACCGCTCCGACCGTGGTATACCGAGTGGTCAAGAAGGACGGATCCGTTGTTGAGGTGGACAACCCCAGCGACCTTCCCCTTACGCAGCAGATCGAACGAGTTGAGGAGCCATACATCAAGGCCTCCATCATGGCGCCTGGCGAGTATATTGGGCCAATCTTTGGGCTCTGTCAGGAGAAGCGTGGGATTCAGCGCGGCATCGAGTACATGGAAGGCGGTCGAATCCTCATTACCTATGACCTCCCGCTCAACGAGATCGTCATGGATTTCTACGACCGGCTGAAGTCTGCAACCCGTGGTTACGCCTCACTGGACTACGAATTCCTTGATTATCGGGAGGGCCACCTGGCAAAGCTTGATATCCTGGTTAACGATGAGCCGGTTGACGCGCTTTCCTGCATCGTCCCGAAGGAGCAGGCCTATCTGAGGGGCCGGATGCTGGTGGAGCGGA encodes:
- the lepA gene encoding translation elongation factor 4 is translated as MNLLQIRNFSIIAHIDHGKSTLADRILEATGALAPREMEAQVLDRMDLERERGITIKAKAVRLHYKRQGGQEHILNLIDTPGHVDFSYEVSRSLSACEGALLVIDAVQGVEAQTLANVHLAMDHDLAIIPVINKIDLPNADIARVKAQIEETLAIDASEAILCSAKQGIGTEEVIEAIIKRIPPPQGSPQAPLKALIFDSSFDPYQGVIVYVRLYEGQVRPGMRILLMSTGVAFEVLQVGVFTPQMRPADLLSAGEVGYIIAGIKDVRQTRVGDTITAEDRPATGPLPGFKEVRPMVFAGLYPTESEQYLEMKEALEKLRLNDFSFSFEPETSLALGFGFRCGFLGLLHMEIIQERLEREFGLTLITTAPTVVYRVVKKDGSVVEVDNPSDLPLTQQIERVEEPYIKASIMAPGEYIGPIFGLCQEKRGIQRGIEYMEGGRILITYDLPLNEIVMDFYDRLKSATRGYASLDYEFLDYREGHLAKLDILVNDEPVDALSCIVPKEQAYLRGRMLVERMRELIPRQLFEVVIQAALGGKVIARESVRPLRKNVTAKCYGGDITRKRKLLERQKEGKRRMKQVGRVEIPQEAFMAVLKVKSP